From a region of the Vaginimicrobium propionicum genome:
- the sufC gene encoding Fe-S cluster assembly ATPase SufC gives MAILEIKDLVAEVETENGAKQILNGVDLCINAGEIHAIMGPNGSGKSTLAYALAGHSKYHITSGSVRLNDIELTELSVDERARAGLFLAMQYPVEVPGVSMSNFLRTAKTALDGAAPKVRTWPKIVKDSLEAMHLDPDFASRSINEGFSGGEKKRGEIVQLELLNPLVAVLDEIDSGLDIDAIRTVAEGVNKFAAQGDRGLILITHYTRILNYVTPTHVHVFVDGHVIKEGGKELADELERDGYDKYLKVARS, from the coding sequence ATGGCAATTCTGGAAATTAAAGATTTGGTGGCAGAGGTTGAGACCGAAAATGGTGCCAAGCAGATTCTCAACGGTGTCGACCTGTGTATCAATGCCGGCGAGATTCATGCCATCATGGGGCCAAATGGTTCCGGTAAATCAACTTTGGCTTATGCGCTGGCGGGGCATTCCAAATATCACATCACCTCGGGTTCGGTTAGGCTCAATGATATTGAGTTAACCGAACTGAGTGTTGACGAGCGAGCTCGAGCCGGCCTATTTCTAGCTATGCAATACCCCGTCGAAGTGCCTGGAGTTTCGATGTCTAACTTCCTGCGCACTGCTAAGACTGCTTTGGATGGGGCAGCACCAAAGGTTCGTACTTGGCCAAAAATCGTTAAAGATTCATTGGAAGCTATGCACCTAGACCCTGATTTCGCTTCCCGTTCTATCAATGAAGGGTTTTCTGGCGGTGAGAAGAAACGCGGTGAAATCGTCCAGTTGGAATTACTCAACCCGCTGGTGGCCGTCCTGGACGAGATTGACTCCGGCCTTGACATTGATGCTATTCGTACTGTTGCCGAGGGGGTCAATAAGTTTGCGGCTCAAGGGGATCGCGGGCTGATATTGATTACTCACTACACGCGCATCCTCAACTATGTAACCCCTACGCATGTTCATGTTTTCGTGGACGGGCACGTTATTAAAGAAGGTGGCAAGGAATTAGCTGACGAGCTGGAGCGTGACGGCTATGACAAATACCTTAAGGTGGCCAGGTCGTGA
- the dxr gene encoding 1-deoxy-D-xylulose-5-phosphate reductoisomerase, which produces MKSVVVLGSTGSIGTQTLDVIGKRRGEFIVDGLAAAGSNPKLLAEQVFEFSPLKVAIEDETKVDDFLVAYEQCGIAAGLTSPEMRIPEILAGIGSAEKLAAIKTDIVLNAITGAAGLFATLATLKAGSQLALANKESLVIGGKLVMNAAQPGQLIAVDSEHSAFAQSLRGGRACEVKKLILTASGGPFRGKSRQELKNVTVSDALAHPTWNMGRVITINSATLVNKGLELIEAALLYGVDYEQIQVVVHPQSAVHSGVEFFDGAMIFQASPPDMRLPIGLALTWPNRLENSAGAFDWSQAATWTFEPVDDATFPAVEIARRAGKAGGSAPAVYNGANEVCVDAFCAGQIGFLDIVDTIEKILEEHLVNGHVDDEHISLSAVLAADEWARERASEIVGS; this is translated from the coding sequence GTGAAGAGCGTTGTAGTTTTAGGTTCAACTGGATCGATTGGCACTCAAACCCTTGACGTTATCGGCAAGCGGCGAGGTGAGTTCATAGTCGATGGGCTAGCTGCTGCAGGTTCTAACCCAAAGCTGCTAGCCGAGCAGGTCTTTGAATTTTCTCCCTTAAAAGTGGCAATCGAAGATGAGACTAAAGTTGACGATTTCTTGGTTGCTTATGAACAGTGCGGTATCGCTGCCGGCTTAACTAGCCCTGAAATGCGTATCCCTGAAATTTTGGCAGGGATTGGCAGTGCAGAAAAATTAGCTGCCATAAAAACTGACATTGTGCTCAACGCCATTACTGGTGCTGCTGGATTGTTTGCCACTTTAGCCACTCTTAAAGCTGGCAGTCAGTTAGCTTTAGCCAATAAAGAATCCTTAGTTATTGGTGGAAAACTGGTAATGAATGCAGCCCAGCCTGGTCAATTGATTGCAGTTGATTCTGAGCATTCCGCCTTCGCACAGAGTTTGCGTGGGGGACGAGCTTGCGAAGTTAAAAAACTTATTTTGACTGCTTCCGGTGGCCCGTTTCGTGGCAAAAGCCGTCAGGAATTAAAAAACGTTACGGTCTCAGACGCGCTGGCCCACCCAACCTGGAATATGGGACGAGTAATAACTATTAATTCCGCCACTTTAGTTAATAAAGGCTTAGAGCTAATAGAAGCTGCCTTGCTATATGGGGTGGATTATGAGCAGATTCAAGTGGTGGTACACCCGCAGTCTGCTGTCCATTCCGGAGTGGAATTCTTCGATGGTGCGATGATTTTTCAAGCATCACCGCCCGATATGCGTCTTCCCATCGGATTAGCGCTGACCTGGCCTAATCGGCTTGAAAATTCGGCTGGCGCCTTCGACTGGAGTCAAGCAGCCACCTGGACTTTTGAGCCGGTAGATGACGCCACTTTCCCAGCCGTCGAAATAGCTCGGCGTGCCGGAAAAGCTGGTGGCAGCGCACCAGCCGTTTATAACGGGGCTAATGAGGTTTGCGTCGACGCATTTTGTGCCGGACAAATTGGATTTCTAGATATCGTCGATACGATTGAAAAAATTCTGGAAGAACACCTTGTTAACGGCCATGTAGATGATGAACACATTAGTCTAAGTGCGGTGTTGGCGGCCGATGAATGGGCACGTGAGCGGGCTAGCGAAATTGTTGGCTCATAG
- the sufD gene encoding Fe-S cluster assembly protein SufD, translating into MLTNTLPKGLISRPKLKSHLHPKPSWDKADHQEPNGREEVWRFSPIETLKPLFSAGECFTDWQINEQSGVNISLISQNEAIKASCDAPVDLVAWVAGQSRQATLVTVAENTVLADPLIFDLTGQHERLDAHMIIEVGANAQATIVMRFLGAGQLASKVELHVGDGAQVNFVSLQDWNAGSLHGGQISTLVGRDAQVRLIQASIGGDLIRQVERATYAGEGGRLEQFGLYFVDGARHVEHRIFIDHTAANTYSHADYRGALQGNGAHSVWIGDVLIRAAAKNIETYETNRNLVLTEGCQADSVPNLEIETGEIKGAGHSSSTGRFDDEQLFYLRSRGIPEDKARRLIVEGFFLDLIRRIRVPQVQSRLVEALNHELMAVEGLAKEQILAQEDL; encoded by the coding sequence ATGTTGACTAATACGCTGCCTAAAGGGTTGATTAGCCGACCGAAGCTAAAGTCGCATCTGCACCCTAAACCATCTTGGGATAAGGCTGACCATCAGGAACCAAACGGTAGGGAAGAGGTCTGGCGTTTCAGCCCAATTGAAACACTCAAGCCACTGTTTTCTGCTGGCGAGTGCTTTACGGATTGGCAAATTAATGAGCAATCGGGCGTCAATATCAGCCTGATTAGCCAAAATGAAGCCATTAAGGCTAGCTGTGATGCTCCAGTTGATTTGGTGGCCTGGGTTGCTGGGCAATCCAGACAAGCAACTTTAGTAACGGTGGCCGAAAATACGGTACTGGCTGATCCGCTAATTTTCGACTTAACAGGTCAGCATGAACGCCTAGATGCTCACATGATTATTGAAGTCGGGGCTAATGCTCAAGCAACCATCGTTATGCGTTTTCTTGGGGCAGGTCAGTTGGCGTCCAAGGTTGAATTGCATGTTGGTGATGGGGCACAAGTTAATTTTGTTAGTCTCCAAGACTGGAACGCTGGCAGCCTACACGGTGGGCAGATCTCGACCCTAGTCGGACGCGACGCTCAGGTACGGTTAATCCAAGCCTCAATCGGTGGTGACCTAATACGTCAGGTAGAACGAGCTACCTACGCTGGCGAGGGTGGGCGACTAGAACAATTCGGGCTGTATTTTGTGGATGGCGCCCGTCACGTTGAGCACAGAATCTTTATCGACCATACGGCTGCGAATACTTATTCGCACGCCGATTATCGTGGTGCACTACAAGGCAACGGTGCCCATTCTGTTTGGATTGGTGACGTCCTGATTCGCGCGGCGGCCAAGAATATTGAAACCTACGAGACCAATCGCAACCTGGTGTTAACTGAGGGTTGCCAAGCTGATTCGGTGCCTAATTTGGAAATTGAAACCGGCGAGATAAAAGGTGCTGGCCACTCTTCCTCAACTGGACGCTTTGATGACGAACAATTGTTCTATCTGCGCAGCCGAGGTATTCCAGAGGATAAAGCGCGTCGGTTGATAGTTGAGGGTTTCTTCCTAGATTTGATTCGGCGCATCCGCGTCCCGCAAGTGCAATCAAGGCTTGTAGAAGCACTAAACCACGAGCTGATGGCTGTTGAGGGTCTGGCTAAAGAACAAATTTTGGCTCAGGAGGATCTATGA
- a CDS encoding aminopeptidase P family protein — MSEKVTNRQSQFSDAFKKFICQDWQPYPTKLPDPIAGAKNAKAHRNQLSKLFPGERLIIPAGHLVTRNNDCDYRFRPDSAFTWLTGLGTDRQPDSVLVMEPAPGGHEATLYFHPRVPRTDEEFYADPRYGEMWVGQRESLEEMSSLGAIKTAAIDELEMALRNAASTTPTRILREPSPKLADQVDQWRGRGDKEDADFAQTLSELRLIKDDFEVNQLVAACEATAAGFEAVVRELANGVKNGRGERWVEGVFGLYARHRGNAVGYDTIAASGDHANTLHWIVNDGDLRDGELLLLDAGVELDSLYTADVTRTMPINGKFTPAQRQVYDAVFEAQSAGIEAARAGAIFTDVHDAAVRVIAEKLSDWGILPVSVDEALSQEGGQWRRWMVHGTSHHLGLDVHDCAKARREVYRGGQLKPGMVITVEPGIYFKSTDLLVPEELRGIGVRIEDDILITDSAARILSDQLPRSSTDVEAWMSRVRS, encoded by the coding sequence ATGAGTGAAAAGGTGACCAACCGCCAAAGCCAGTTTTCAGATGCGTTCAAGAAGTTCATTTGCCAAGATTGGCAGCCTTATCCCACGAAACTTCCTGACCCAATTGCTGGAGCTAAAAACGCTAAGGCTCACCGCAACCAACTTTCCAAGTTATTCCCTGGCGAACGTTTAATCATTCCAGCTGGCCACTTGGTTACTCGAAACAATGATTGTGACTACCGTTTTCGTCCTGATTCAGCCTTTACTTGGTTGACCGGGTTGGGCACGGACAGGCAGCCAGATTCTGTTTTGGTGATGGAGCCTGCACCCGGCGGCCACGAGGCAACTCTCTACTTCCACCCGCGTGTGCCTAGAACCGACGAAGAGTTTTACGCTGACCCAAGATATGGCGAAATGTGGGTTGGCCAACGTGAATCGCTAGAAGAAATGTCTAGTTTGGGCGCTATCAAGACTGCAGCTATCGACGAACTTGAGATGGCTTTGCGAAATGCAGCATCTACTACCCCAACCAGAATCTTGCGCGAACCATCACCTAAACTGGCTGACCAGGTTGATCAATGGCGTGGTAGAGGCGATAAAGAAGACGCTGACTTCGCTCAGACCCTATCTGAATTGCGTCTAATAAAAGATGATTTCGAGGTGAATCAATTAGTGGCAGCTTGCGAGGCCACTGCTGCTGGGTTCGAGGCGGTGGTGCGCGAACTAGCTAATGGCGTAAAGAATGGTCGCGGGGAGCGCTGGGTTGAGGGCGTATTTGGTTTATATGCTCGTCACCGCGGCAATGCGGTTGGTTATGACACCATTGCGGCTAGCGGCGACCACGCCAACACTTTGCACTGGATAGTCAACGATGGCGACTTACGTGATGGCGAGTTGCTATTACTAGACGCTGGGGTGGAATTAGACTCGTTATATACCGCTGATGTGACGCGTACTATGCCAATCAACGGTAAGTTCACCCCCGCGCAACGCCAGGTTTATGATGCCGTATTTGAAGCCCAATCTGCCGGTATTGAGGCAGCCCGTGCTGGCGCAATATTTACTGACGTTCACGATGCAGCAGTACGCGTTATTGCCGAAAAACTATCTGACTGGGGCATCTTGCCAGTGTCAGTTGACGAAGCGCTAAGCCAAGAGGGTGGCCAGTGGCGACGCTGGATGGTTCACGGAACCAGCCATCACCTGGGCTTAGACGTCCATGATTGTGCTAAGGCTCGCCGCGAGGTTTACCGCGGTGGCCAGCTGAAACCAGGCATGGTGATTACCGTTGAGCCCGGCATCTATTTCAAGTCTACTGATTTGTTGGTGCCTGAAGAATTGCGCGGGATTGGGGTGCGAATCGAGGACGATATCCTTATCACTGATTCAGCCGCGCGTATTCTTTCAGACCAGCTACCGCGCTCTTCTACTGATGTAGAAGCATGGATGTCTAGGGTTCGCAGTTAG
- a CDS encoding DUF4081 domain-containing GNAT family N-acetyltransferase — protein sequence MVDGLDLIRREHVGQAIRMLERRPSENIYLLSRISLGDSARPTYGYWQDERLIGVLSLGSNLVVASDGQAINEEMLDAFVRCIGPVRISSAIMGSANNVALLYNELVRRWPTAWQRCRDMRAHQPLLAIGKPANIAPDPRVGYIKMRHWRPYFESSVKMYTEEVGISPLSGGGSYQSYVRFLISNKRAFGATHRRHVWFTANIGCQYRDYCQIQGVWLDPRLRAHGLSAPAMASVVNLCLTRFRLVSLYVNDFNIRARKMYDQVGFEQIGELATVLY from the coding sequence ATGGTTGATGGGCTGGACTTGATTCGACGCGAACATGTGGGGCAAGCCATACGAATGCTTGAGCGCCGCCCAAGCGAAAATATCTACTTGTTATCGCGGATTTCATTGGGTGACTCGGCAAGGCCAACCTATGGATATTGGCAAGATGAGCGGTTAATAGGCGTACTCAGCCTGGGTTCAAACCTGGTAGTGGCGAGTGACGGTCAGGCGATAAACGAGGAAATGCTAGATGCGTTCGTTCGTTGTATCGGCCCGGTAAGAATCTCGTCAGCCATTATGGGTAGCGCCAACAACGTTGCCTTGCTGTACAACGAGTTGGTTAGACGCTGGCCGACTGCTTGGCAGCGATGTCGGGATATGCGCGCCCACCAACCGTTACTGGCCATCGGCAAACCCGCGAATATCGCACCAGACCCGCGCGTCGGTTATATCAAGATGCGCCATTGGCGCCCCTATTTTGAATCCTCAGTAAAGATGTACACCGAAGAGGTTGGAATCAGCCCGCTAAGTGGCGGTGGCAGCTACCAGTCTTATGTGCGTTTTCTGATCAGCAATAAAAGAGCTTTTGGTGCAACCCACCGGCGTCATGTTTGGTTCACCGCAAATATTGGCTGTCAATATCGTGACTACTGCCAGATTCAAGGAGTCTGGCTAGACCCACGGTTGCGCGCACACGGGTTGTCAGCACCAGCCATGGCGTCAGTAGTCAATCTGTGTTTGACCCGTTTTCGCTTAGTTAGTCTCTATGTTAATGATTTCAATATTCGTGCTAGGAAAATGTACGATCAAGTCGGCTTTGAGCAGATAGGGGAGTTAGCTACCGTCCTTTATTGA
- a CDS encoding zinc ribbon domain-containing protein — protein sequence MQAEPDAQRVLIDIAALDQQASSLKHQVKTLPVLAKLKELSETRSQIMEDGVKANTAVSDAKVELKRILSDLTPATERLKRNEKLADTNLAHKQLQSLLQETEHLKARIAELEEQQLNVEVELEERSAEAETCQTRRGEIESKMRELVAERDEQASKLATEFKQNRAQRERAAKNVPADLLKIYERVAERNITGAAIFKAGRCQGCGLEMDVAGQKQLLQAPANQVLRCQECGRILVRE from the coding sequence ATGCAGGCAGAACCCGACGCCCAGCGCGTATTGATAGATATAGCAGCTCTAGACCAGCAGGCAAGTAGCCTAAAACACCAAGTTAAGACCCTTCCAGTGTTAGCGAAATTAAAAGAATTATCGGAAACACGTAGCCAGATCATGGAGGATGGGGTTAAAGCTAACACGGCTGTCTCAGACGCCAAGGTCGAGTTGAAGCGTATTCTTAGCGATTTGACGCCTGCCACCGAAAGGCTAAAAAGAAACGAGAAGCTAGCTGATACCAATTTGGCTCATAAACAACTTCAATCTTTACTTCAAGAGACTGAGCACTTAAAAGCTCGAATAGCTGAGCTTGAGGAACAACAATTAAATGTTGAAGTGGAGTTAGAAGAACGCAGCGCTGAAGCTGAAACTTGTCAAACTCGACGTGGCGAAATTGAGTCTAAAATGCGCGAACTGGTAGCTGAAAGAGATGAACAAGCTAGCAAATTAGCTACCGAATTCAAACAAAATCGTGCACAGCGTGAACGGGCAGCAAAGAATGTGCCAGCAGACCTACTTAAAATTTATGAGCGAGTAGCTGAAAGAAATATCACCGGGGCAGCCATTTTTAAGGCTGGACGCTGTCAAGGTTGTGGCCTAGAAATGGATGTTGCTGGGCAAAAACAACTACTTCAAGCCCCAGCAAACCAAGTACTTCGCTGCCAAGAATGTGGACGAATTCTGGTGCGTGAGTAA
- a CDS encoding metalloregulator ArsR/SmtB family transcription factor: MKILAAETPLSSGSESRLKAIDEGSTRQRVLELLLLDGPLSAPELANRLGITSAGVRRHIQALAADGSIELARIDNQNLRRGRPPQRYQLTLAGRRCFEQATDELAKSAIAELIALTGAKGLQGIAKKRLDSVAASYRRLRAESPELKPWQALAQALNKDGYRASWRSDADQGDVYQYHCPVVSVASDFPELCEAETKLLAQLIGSQVERVDTIAEGGRRCQLHIVDHGASAKAAPTIAKSRYSEGN; encoded by the coding sequence GTGAAAATCCTGGCAGCCGAAACTCCGCTTAGTAGCGGGAGTGAAAGCCGTCTAAAAGCTATTGATGAAGGGTCAACCAGGCAAAGAGTTTTAGAGTTATTGCTCTTAGATGGTCCATTGAGCGCTCCTGAGTTAGCTAATAGGCTAGGGATAACTAGCGCCGGCGTTAGGCGCCACATCCAGGCGTTAGCTGCGGATGGCAGCATCGAATTAGCGAGAATAGATAATCAAAATCTTCGTCGAGGACGACCCCCTCAGCGTTATCAGTTGACGTTGGCAGGTAGGCGATGCTTTGAACAAGCTACGGACGAGTTAGCAAAAAGCGCCATAGCAGAGCTGATTGCGTTGACTGGGGCTAAAGGATTGCAGGGGATAGCTAAGAAGAGACTCGACTCGGTGGCGGCCAGCTATCGCAGATTGCGGGCTGAATCGCCGGAGTTGAAACCTTGGCAAGCTTTAGCCCAAGCCTTAAATAAGGACGGATACCGAGCTAGCTGGCGCAGTGACGCTGACCAAGGTGACGTCTATCAATACCATTGCCCGGTCGTATCTGTGGCTAGCGATTTTCCCGAGCTTTGCGAAGCTGAAACTAAACTTCTAGCCCAGCTGATTGGCAGTCAAGTTGAGCGAGTAGATACCATCGCTGAGGGTGGCCGACGCTGCCAATTGCATATCGTCGATCATGGTGCAAGCGCTAAAGCTGCTCCCACGATAGCTAAATCAAGATATTCGGAAGGTAATTGA
- a CDS encoding non-heme iron oxygenase ferredoxin subunit: MSFRPAATLAELSEDPLPVTLLDDDGQEIQVAIVASDGEIFAIRDLCSHARVSLSEGLVEDGCIECWVHGSRFDLRTGTALNLPAIQAVPVYPVKIEGEQISVDVSNPKTTALK; encoded by the coding sequence ATGAGTTTCAGGCCAGCAGCCACGCTAGCTGAGCTTAGTGAGGATCCACTGCCAGTGACATTGTTGGACGACGATGGTCAAGAGATTCAAGTGGCCATCGTTGCAAGTGATGGTGAGATTTTTGCTATCCGTGATTTATGTTCACACGCTCGCGTTTCGCTATCTGAAGGGCTCGTTGAAGATGGCTGCATTGAGTGTTGGGTACACGGTTCGCGTTTCGACTTGCGTACTGGCACCGCTTTGAACCTGCCAGCTATTCAAGCTGTGCCTGTCTATCCGGTAAAAATCGAGGGTGAACAGATCAGTGTTGACGTCTCGAATCCGAAAACGACTGCATTGAAATAA
- a CDS encoding general stress protein — protein sequence MNTAKTQVNQISLVVDDWSGMQKQVRGSIEQIKNATAVAIYDDYEDAQRAVDYLSDRQFPVQRCAIVGTDLRSFEKVTGRLTWGRVIGLAAVQGLVWGLGFGILMSLFWPNGGTTTLISAVVIFLIINILTSSFAYQFTGRQRDFTSTTQIVATHYEIVVESSHAYQARTLLAGDSPRLERAPYQHESAEQQTVDTQAGDEQAPRRASRSSDDDWQDGAQPQTFDPRPNCEP from the coding sequence ATGAACACAGCAAAGACACAGGTTAACCAAATATCATTGGTGGTAGATGATTGGAGTGGAATGCAAAAACAAGTCAGAGGCAGCATCGAACAGATAAAGAACGCTACTGCGGTTGCCATATATGACGATTATGAAGACGCCCAGCGAGCGGTTGATTACCTGTCTGACCGCCAGTTCCCGGTGCAGCGTTGCGCAATCGTTGGCACCGATTTGAGGTCTTTTGAGAAAGTCACTGGGCGACTTACCTGGGGACGGGTCATCGGGCTAGCTGCTGTGCAAGGGCTGGTTTGGGGTCTGGGATTCGGGATCTTGATGAGCCTGTTCTGGCCAAACGGCGGGACGACAACGCTAATTAGTGCAGTTGTGATATTTCTGATAATTAACATTTTGACTAGCTCTTTTGCTTATCAGTTCACTGGGCGACAACGCGACTTCACTTCCACTACCCAGATCGTCGCCACGCACTATGAGATCGTGGTTGAATCTAGTCACGCCTATCAGGCGCGCACGCTACTTGCTGGCGACTCGCCCCGGCTAGAGCGAGCACCCTATCAGCATGAAAGCGCCGAGCAGCAAACCGTAGATACCCAAGCAGGAGATGAGCAGGCACCTAGAAGGGCTAGCCGCTCATCAGATGATGACTGGCAGGATGGTGCTCAACCGCAAACTTTCGATCCGCGTCCTAACTGCGAACCCTAG
- the ispG gene encoding flavodoxin-dependent (E)-4-hydroxy-3-methylbut-2-enyl-diphosphate synthase, with product MSINLGIPAAKPRVLATRRKTRKVKLGNLWVGGDAPITVQSMTTTLTSDVGATLRQIAELTAAGCDIIRVAVPSQDDADALPAIAAKSPIPVIADIHFQPKYVFAAIEAGCAGVRVNPGNIKKFDDQITQIADSAHRHGTSLRIGVNAGSLDARLKDRYETDPAGALVESALQEAKLFEDVGFYDFAISVKHHDPVIMVEAYRKLSAACDYPLHLGVTEAGPAFQGTIKSALAFGALLAEGIGDTIRVSLSEPPVEEVKVGAKILEMLNLRPRKFEIVSCPSCGRAQVNVYELAKRVSEGLGELSVPIRVAVMGCVVNGPGEAREADLGVASGNGKGQIFVKGKVVKTVPEDEIVATLIAYANDIAATMQAGGSPQILVS from the coding sequence ATGAGTATCAATTTAGGTATTCCAGCAGCGAAACCGCGCGTGTTAGCAACCCGTCGTAAAACCCGCAAAGTCAAACTTGGCAACCTGTGGGTTGGTGGTGACGCACCTATCACCGTCCAATCGATGACAACCACGCTGACTAGCGATGTCGGTGCCACGCTACGTCAAATTGCGGAATTAACCGCCGCTGGCTGCGACATCATCAGAGTTGCCGTCCCCAGTCAGGACGATGCGGATGCGCTACCGGCTATAGCCGCAAAATCGCCCATCCCGGTAATCGCCGACATTCATTTTCAGCCGAAATATGTTTTCGCTGCCATTGAAGCAGGTTGTGCAGGCGTGCGCGTCAACCCTGGCAATATCAAGAAATTTGATGACCAAATTACCCAAATCGCTGATTCAGCGCACCGCCACGGAACTTCGCTGCGTATCGGCGTCAATGCTGGTTCGCTAGATGCCCGGCTGAAGGATCGCTACGAAACTGATCCGGCGGGTGCGCTCGTTGAATCAGCTCTTCAAGAAGCCAAACTTTTTGAAGATGTCGGTTTCTACGACTTCGCCATCTCAGTAAAACATCATGACCCGGTGATAATGGTTGAGGCATACCGCAAACTATCCGCAGCCTGTGACTACCCGCTTCATCTAGGAGTGACGGAGGCCGGTCCGGCTTTCCAAGGAACAATCAAATCTGCATTAGCCTTTGGCGCGTTGCTAGCCGAAGGTATCGGCGACACTATTCGCGTCTCTTTGTCCGAGCCGCCCGTAGAAGAAGTCAAAGTTGGTGCCAAGATACTTGAGATGCTTAACTTGCGCCCTAGAAAATTCGAGATTGTCTCCTGCCCAAGTTGCGGTCGCGCCCAGGTAAACGTCTATGAGTTAGCCAAGCGCGTCAGTGAAGGTCTAGGTGAGCTAAGCGTCCCCATTCGAGTAGCTGTCATGGGTTGCGTCGTCAATGGTCCGGGCGAAGCTCGCGAGGCGGACTTAGGAGTTGCTTCCGGCAACGGCAAAGGACAGATTTTCGTTAAAGGAAAGGTCGTCAAGACCGTCCCTGAGGATGAAATCGTTGCCACACTGATTGCCTATGCCAACGATATTGCTGCCACTATGCAAGCTGGTGGTTCCCCGCAGATCTTGGTTAGCTGA
- the sufB gene encoding Fe-S cluster assembly protein SufB: MAQTVEEKLRAQAETIAEFSSGYQYGWHDTDLAGAAAERGLSERVVRYISAIKQEPEWMLKRRLKGLKLFDKKPLPTWGADLSEIDFDSIKYFVRSVDRQAQTWEELPSDIKNTYDRLGIPEAEKARLVAGIAAQYESEVVYNKINDELAKQGVIFLDTDTALREHEEIFQEYFGTVVPAGDNKFAALNTAVWSGGSFIYVPKGVHVQIPLQAYFRMNTENLGQFERTLIIADEGSYVHYVEGCTAPIYKSDSLHAAIVEIIVKKNARVRYTTVQNWSNNVLNLVTQRATVEEGGQMEWVDGNIGSKLNMKYPACWLLGPYAKGEALSVAFAGEGQHQDTGAKMVHCAPHTSSNIVSKSISRSGGRSSYRGLVRVEPGALHAASSVKCDALLVDDVSRTDTYPYVDVQEEDASMAHEATISRISEDQLFYLMQRGLSEDEASALIVRGFVEPIARELPMEYALELNRLIALQMEGAVG; the protein is encoded by the coding sequence ATGGCTCAGACAGTTGAGGAAAAGCTGCGCGCCCAAGCAGAAACCATTGCGGAGTTTTCTAGCGGATATCAGTACGGGTGGCATGATACGGATTTGGCTGGAGCAGCCGCCGAACGCGGATTATCCGAGCGCGTCGTCCGATATATTTCTGCGATCAAGCAAGAGCCAGAGTGGATGCTAAAGCGTCGCCTAAAAGGGCTAAAACTATTCGATAAGAAGCCGCTGCCTACCTGGGGTGCCGACTTAAGTGAGATAGATTTCGACTCCATCAAATACTTTGTCCGTTCAGTAGATCGTCAAGCCCAAACTTGGGAAGAATTGCCGTCAGATATTAAAAATACTTACGACCGCTTGGGGATTCCAGAGGCAGAAAAAGCCCGTCTGGTAGCCGGTATCGCTGCCCAATACGAGTCCGAAGTGGTCTACAACAAAATCAACGACGAGCTAGCTAAACAGGGCGTTATTTTCTTAGACACTGATACGGCTTTGCGTGAACACGAGGAGATATTCCAGGAGTATTTCGGCACCGTAGTGCCGGCTGGAGACAATAAGTTCGCTGCTCTGAATACGGCGGTATGGTCTGGTGGGTCATTCATCTATGTGCCTAAAGGCGTTCACGTGCAGATCCCATTGCAGGCATATTTCCGCATGAATACCGAAAATCTTGGCCAATTCGAGCGCACCCTAATCATTGCTGATGAAGGTTCATACGTTCACTATGTTGAAGGTTGTACGGCGCCGATCTATAAATCAGATTCACTGCACGCCGCAATCGTCGAAATTATCGTCAAAAAGAACGCCAGGGTGCGCTACACCACCGTCCAGAATTGGTCTAATAACGTGCTTAATTTAGTTACTCAGCGAGCCACGGTTGAAGAAGGTGGCCAAATGGAATGGGTGGACGGCAATATTGGGTCAAAACTGAATATGAAATACCCAGCCTGTTGGCTGCTTGGCCCATATGCAAAAGGTGAAGCCTTGTCAGTTGCTTTTGCTGGTGAAGGTCAGCATCAAGATACGGGCGCGAAAATGGTTCACTGTGCCCCGCACACTTCGTCGAATATCGTCTCGAAATCAATTTCCCGTTCGGGTGGACGTTCCTCCTATCGTGGCCTAGTGCGGGTAGAGCCGGGTGCTTTGCATGCGGCATCTAGCGTCAAATGTGATGCGCTATTAGTAGACGATGTGTCGCGAACTGACACTTATCCCTACGTGGATGTTCAAGAAGAGGATGCCTCTATGGCTCATGAGGCAACGATCTCGCGTATTAGCGAAGATCAACTGTTCTACCTAATGCAACGCGGACTGAGTGAAGACGAAGCTAGTGCGTTGATTGTGCGCGGTTTCGTAGAGCCAATTGCCCGCGAGTTGCCGATGGAATATGCCCTAGAACTTAACCGCCTGATTGCCTTGCAGATGGAAGGGGCTGTCGGATAG